The genomic segment CTCGTCCTTTTGAAACAGAGACAGAGAAAATATCTATGAAGAACCTCGCCAAGAAAACAGGCTTAAAGAGTTGGCCTGAATAACAATTACGAGGTGAAAATATTATTCGAGGGAAAAGGCAATCATATTAATACTATACAGCTAAAAACTGTAACGAGTTCTAATCTAAGAACAAGAAAAATAATTTTGTCTCGTCCTACGAAAAATTCTTTCAACCGAGAACACAACTTTTATGGAGTTTCGCAAGGCCTGTGAATTATTGTGTAGAAAAAAAGCATATATACAGAGTGTTCCAAGTGGCACGGCAGCCAATATTAGATCGACAGGGCAAGACATACGGATACGAACTCCTCTTTCGATCCGGTATAGATAAAACTTTTGCAGAAATAGACGATCAGGATTTTGCAACCATGTCTGTCGCAACCTGTGGCTTTAGCCGATCACAGGATGCAGTTAGCCAATCCAAAAAAGTATTTATCAACTTTACAGAATCCCTCATCCTGCAGGGAGCCCCTAGAGCATTGCCAGCCACCCTCGTCATCATTGAAGTACTGGAAGATACCGCACCCAGCCCGGAGGTGATCGCTGAACTCACCAGCCTAAAAGAAGATGGTTATGTTATTGCCATCGACGATTTTGAGGGAGATATCAATAATGAAGCGCTTCTGGATATTGCCGATATAATCAAAGTAGACGTACTGGGAAAAAGCTTTGCAGAGATTGAACAGATCTACAATCTTATTAAGAATAAAAAGGCCATAACCCTGGCGGAAAAAGTTGAAACCCACAAAGACTATCAATATTTACTAGGATTAGGCTTTGATCTCTTTCAAGGGTATTTTTTCGCCACGCCAGAGAACCTTACCGGTAAAAATCTGGACACCAACTATGCCTCAAAGTTACGGGTTCTCGCGACCCTAACCACACGTAATTTGGAGTTCAAACACATAGTTGAGGTCGTCAAGGCTGATCCAAGCATTACATTTAAGCTACTCAAGCTACTCAATTCAGCCGCCATGGGCGTCGCCATCGAGGTAACCTCCATTCGGCATGCTGTCGTACTATTGGGGCTTACCCGAATAACACATTGGCTGAGAATGGTTGTCATGTCTGACTTAACGGCATCCAATAAACCACAGGAACTTTTCACCCTGGCCCTCGGTAGAGGAAAAATACTCGAAGAGTTAGCAAAAGCAGGACAAATCCCAGAACATGACCCCAGCATAATGTTTTTATTTGGCCTGGTTTCCCTACTCGATGTCATGCTGGATATGTCCATGGATGTGTTAGTAGACACCCTACCACTCATTGACGCAGCAAAGTTCGGCCTTACAGATCCAAAAACAAAAATGGCCCAATATCTCAATTTATTAATTGCAATTGAAACCGTTGAAAAGAAAAATCAACAAGAACTCTGCACAAGCCTTAAAATAAGTGAAGACAGTGTATTAAAGGCAGTACTTGTCGCCAACGAATGGACAAATGAGCTTAATGCAATGATGCTCTAGACTTTCTCAGCCCTTGAGCGGCAAGAGCGCCATCCCCTCCCCAGCCACCAGCCCCCTTGACCGTAAATAATTTCTCACTCAAAAAACTTTGCCCAAGGTGAAGCGCCCCCTTTTACTCTATCTCGCCAACATTTATCCCTAAAATAAAAACAAGGCCTCAAAAGCCTATATCTGAACGTCACCTCTTTCCCACATGCGTAACTGCACAGAAAATGGCTAAAAAAGAGAGCCAGACAGACCTGATCCTTAGCAAAGGGAGAGGCATGGCAATTCTGCAACCTCTATGGGGTGCCCTTAATACTGGTCACGCCCTATAGCTTATTAAAAAATCATCTCATATGACGAAGGACCTATACTATGACAAAAAAAATAGGTTACAATTAAAAACATCATACTCCCCATCGCCACCGAGGATGGAGAGCTACTCAAAACCATTGAGGCCATATGACTTGCAAGAAAGAGTTCTCCCTCGAAAAGATCTCCAGCCCAGGGCTTAAAGTGGGAGAGAAAGAGCTAAAAGCCCCAGAGGCCAACCTTCAGAAAAACCGCCTGAGCCTACTCCAGGAGGCCGCCTTTGAGCCCATGGCCATCTTCGACAAAGAGAGGAAATGTCTTGAGGCCAATGACATCCTCCTCGATGTCTTTGGCTACAGCGCAGAGGAGACAATAGGAGCCAATCTCCATAAACTCTTCGCCCCAAGACCTGAGGGAGAACTTGAACACAAAACAATCGGCCGTTTTTTTGATTCCTATGAGGCTACCATG from the Desulfotalea psychrophila LSv54 genome contains:
- a CDS encoding EAL and HDOD domain-containing protein, encoding MARQPILDRQGKTYGYELLFRSGIDKTFAEIDDQDFATMSVATCGFSRSQDAVSQSKKVFINFTESLILQGAPRALPATLVIIEVLEDTAPSPEVIAELTSLKEDGYVIAIDDFEGDINNEALLDIADIIKVDVLGKSFAEIEQIYNLIKNKKAITLAEKVETHKDYQYLLGLGFDLFQGYFFATPENLTGKNLDTNYASKLRVLATLTTRNLEFKHIVEVVKADPSITFKLLKLLNSAAMGVAIEVTSIRHAVVLLGLTRITHWLRMVVMSDLTASNKPQELFTLALGRGKILEELAKAGQIPEHDPSIMFLFGLVSLLDVMLDMSMDVLVDTLPLIDAAKFGLTDPKTKMAQYLNLLIAIETVEKKNQQELCTSLKISEDSVLKAVLVANEWTNELNAMML